A stretch of Lactuca sativa cultivar Salinas chromosome 6, Lsat_Salinas_v11, whole genome shotgun sequence DNA encodes these proteins:
- the LOC111897822 gene encoding vacuolar protein sorting-associated protein 41 homolog, with amino-acid sequence MSPKPSENGTEGDDEREEGEEDTEEDKEEQEEEEEDEPRLKYQRMGGNVPSLLSSDAASCVAVAERMIALGTHGGTVHILDFLGNQVKEFRAHTAAVNDLCFDLDGEFIGSCSDDGSVVIISLFTDEKQKFEYHRPMKAIAIDPDYARKASRRFVTGGLAGNLYFNTKKWLGYRDQVLHSGEGPIHAVKWRTSLIAWANDAGVKVYDAANDQRVTFIERPRGSPRPELLLPHLVWQDDALLVIGWGTAIKIASIKTNQARGVNGSYRQITTSNMNQVDIVASFQTSYFISGVAPFGDSLVVLAYIPGEEDGEKEFSSSVPSRQGNAQRPEVHVVTWNNDELATDALPVLGFEHYKAKDYSLAHVPFTGSSYAGGQWAAGDEPLYYVVSPKDVVIAKPRDAEDHINWLLQHGWHEKALEAVEAGQGRSELLDEVGSRYLDHLIVERKYAEAASLCPKVLRGSAAAWERWVFHFAHLRQLPVLVPYIPTENPVLRDTAYEVALVALATIPSSHKDLLSAVKTWPPAIYSAVPIIAAIEPQLNTSSMTNELKEALAVLYEIDGQYEKAFTLYADLMKPDLFEFIEKHNLHDAIPEKVAHLMSIDHKRTVSMLIQHRDLITPAEVVSQLLAAKKQVDSRYFLHEYLHALFEANPHAGRDFHDMQVELYAEYDIKMLLPFLRSSQHYMLEKAYEVCLKKNLLSEQVFILGRMGNAKQALAVIIDKQGDIKEAVEFVSMQHDDDLWEELIRQCLDKPEMVGVLLEHTVGNLDPLYIVNIVPNGLEIPRLRDRLVKIITDYRTETSLRHGCNDILKADIVNLLVKYYKEARRAIYLTDAESGTRSNTNPQDSNPMDRPPVLKTMETKSKTRADGRCCICFEPLPIQTSVIVFFCCHAYHLNCLIDSTNSITTNKQSSDSYENGDYIDDENDQDTPSAGSRMRCVLCTTAAAG; translated from the exons ATGTCTCCGAAACCATCAGAGAACGGAACCGAAGGCGACGATGAAAGAGAAGAAGGCGAAGAAGATACAGAAGAGGACAAGGAGGAacaagaggaggaggaggaagatgaGCCGAGGCTTAAGTATCAGAGAATGGGAGGCAACGTGCCTTCTCTTTTATCGAGTGACGCCGCATCTTGTGTCGCGGTTGCGGAACGGATGATCGCTCTTGGTACTCATGGCGGTACCGTTCATATTCTCGATTTCCTTGGGAATCAG GTTAAGGAATTTCGGGCTCATACTGCTGCTGTCAATGATCTTTGCTTTGACCTAGATGGTGAATTCATTGGAAGCTGTTCAGATGATGGGTCTGTTGTGATTATAAGTCTATTCACAGATGAGAAACAGAAATTTGAGTATCATCGCCCGATGAAAGCCATTGCAATTGACCCAGATTATGCAAGGAAAGCATCCAGGCGATTTGTTACTGGTGGTTTGGCTGGAAACTTATATTTCAATACAAAAAAATGGTTAGGATACCGTGATCAG GTTTTACATTCTGGGGAAGGTCCTATCCATGCTGTGAAATGGAGAACAAGTTTAATTGCATGGGCTAATGATGCTGGAGTAAAAGTTTATGATGCTGCTAATGATCAACGTGTTACATTTATTGAAAGACCAAGAGGAAGCCCACGCCCTGAGCTTCTACTTCCCCACTTAGTTTGGCAG GATGATGCCCTTCTTGTTATTGGCTGGGGGACAGCTATAAAGATTGCATCAATAAAAACTAATCAGGCAAGAGGTGTGAATGGGTCATATAGACAAATCACAACTTCCAACATGAACCAAGTTGATATTGTGGCATCTTTTCAAACAAGTTATTTCATATCGGGAGTTGCCCCATTTGGTGACTCATTGGTTGTTCTTGCTTATATACCCGGTGAAGAAGATGGAGAAAAGGAATTTAGCAGCAGTGTTCCTTCACGACAA GGGAATGCACAAAGACCAGAAGTGCATGTAGTGACATGGAACAATGATGAGCTGGCGACAGATGCATTACCTGTACTTGGGTTTGAGCATTACAAGGCGAAAGATTATTCTCTTGCTCATGTTCCTTTTACAG GTAGCAGCTATGCAGGGGGACAATGGGCAGCTGGTGATGAACCTTTATACTATGTTGTATCCCCAAAAGATGTAGTTATTGCCAAACCTAG AGATGCAGAAGATCATATTAATTGGCTTCTTCAACATGGATGGCATGAGAAAGCTTTAGAAGCAGTTGAAGCTGGGCAGGGGCGTAGTGAGCTTCTTGATGAG GTGGGGTCGAGGTATCTTGATCATTTAATTGTAGAAAGGAAATATGCAGAAGCAGCTTCTTTATGTCCCAAAGTGTTGCGAGGTTCTGCAGCTGCATGGGAGAG ATGGGTTTTCCATTTTGCTCATCTACGCCAACTCCCTGTGTTAGTCCCATACATCCCAACAGAGAATCCAGTCCTTCGTGATACTGCTTATGAG GTTGCTCTTGTAGCTCTAGCAACTATTCCATCTTCCCATAAAGATCTTCTATCTGCTGTGAAAACATGGCCACCTGCAATATACTCAGCAGTTCCTATAATTGCAGCTATAGAGCCCCAACTTAACACCTCATCCATGACTAATGAACTCAAAGAG GCACTGGCGGTTTTGTATGAAATTGATGGGCAGTATGAGAAAGCTTTTACACTTTATGCTGAT CTTATGAAGCCAGATCTGTTTGAGTTTATCGAGAAGCATAACTTGCACGATGCCATTCCTGAGAAG GTGGCCCACCTAATGTCGATTGATCATAAACGTACAGTTTCAATGTTAATCCAGCACAGGGACTTAATTACCCCTGCTGAAGTTGTTTCCCAACTTCTTGCTGCAAAAAAACAAGTGGATTCCAGATACTTTCTTCATGAGTATTTACATGCGCTATTTGAAGCCAACCCTCATGCTGGTAGAGACTTTCATGACATGCAG GTTGAGCTCTATgcggaatatgatataaaaatgCTGCTTCCTTTCCTTCGGAGTAGTCAACATTACATGCTTGAAAAG GCATATGAAGTTTGTCTTAAGAAAAATCTACTAAGCGAGCAAGTTTTCATCCTTGGAAGAATGGGAAATGCAAAACAAGCCCTTGCTGTTATTATCGACAAACAAGGGGACATAAAAGag GCTGTAGAATTTGTCAGTATGCAGCATGATGATGACCTATGGGAAGAACTTATTAGACAATGTCTTGATAAACCTGAAATG GTTGGTGTTTTGTTAGAGCATACTGTTGGTAATCTTGATCCTCTTTATATTGTGAATATTGTACCCAATGGCTTGGAGATCCCTCG GCTGAGGGACCGTTTAGTCAAAATCATCACAGATTACAGAACTGAAACATCTCTAAGACATGGTTGTAACGATATACTCAAG GCGGATATAGTCAACCTTTTAGTCAAATATTACAAAGAAGCAAGACGTGCAATATACCTAACCGATGCAGAAAGCGGGACCCGGTCAAACACGAACCCTCAGGACAGCAATCCAATGGATCGACCCCCCGTCCTAAAAACCATGGAGACAAAGTCAAAAACACGAGCAGACGGAAGGTGTTGCATATGTTTTGAGCCTTTACCCATTCAGACATCAGTCATTGTATTCTTTTGTTGTCATGCCTACCACTTAAACTGTCTCATTGACTCCACCAATTCTATTACCACCAACAAACAATCTAGTGACTCGTATGAAAATGGTGATTATATTGACGATGAAAATGACCAAGATACCCCTTCGGCTGGGTCCCGGATGCGATGCGTTTTGTGTACCACGGCTGCTGCTGGTTGA